aaaacatttcgaaactgtataaaaacatgctaGGAAACTAAAGTGTCCAATCAGTAGATTAATGTTCCTTAGATGTTCTACTATGTTTATGACTACAAAGCTTGCaggaaaaaacacacttttttcaaGAGGTTTTGAAGTGTCAATTTGCACcaattcggtagaatggcccatctacaaaaaaaaaaacataaatacattGTGAGATTATGTTCATTTGAGGCATAGTAATACAAACTGCTTTCTTTTGTTTAGCTGGTATCAGTATGAACCTGTTCTTTACTCAATTGAATTATACTTGTTTTCAATGTATTAGGTGTATTAAattctcttaaaggaatagttaaccaaaaatctgcataaatgtctttgttctgctgaacccaacagaagatattttgagggatgtttgtaatcaagcaaGTTTGGGCATCACCAGTGTTGTGACTGAATGAGTTCATTGAACGAAAGTTTTGAATtgaactgaacgtactgtattTCTGCCTGATGAACATTACTGTAAACTCGTTCATTCTGGTGTTTGTGAATGGCGCGCTTTCTCAGTGTAACGTCATTCAATAGGGTGCCAGAGTCTTCCAGGCGAAAACCCggctaaaacacactgtaaacaagCCTTAATTTGTAGCGGAAAAACATCAGTGTTTCATTGCTGCATgcttcatcaaaacaaaaagcaGCATGGAGGTGACGCACTGAAATCCCTGCCGCGCCACAGCAtgccactcacatagttaaataaaacaataagccccaagaagcagcgggttaccagtgcattttataacagctaaggggcgttgttaggcacgacgcgaagctgttataaaatgcactgtaaccccactgcttcgcggggtttattgcgtttataaaacggttacttcaaatgcatagcagggtttcacaaatgaaacacaaataagttgtaattgtattagtacaaatattactcttccgccaaacaaagtagttcctcagaatcaagtgtggctgcaacagagcgcagttcacaaccaacacagacgcagcaaagacacaatgaaaatatgattaaagattgtgatgtttatttttataaatcaacattcatctaaaatatacattaacatttatatcatgcaactgttgaagtgatgatcaaatatgcttggaagcatccttaactctttccccgtcagcgttttttttcttttctttaagttgccacccagttttagtttaatgccttacagaaaaattatcttctttaaataaacataaaatatcaaatgaaggAAAAGACCacccgctttccaacaacaacaataaaaaaagtttcatcctaccttcatttgttctcttatcagttatcacctctcaaatgttCAGCTTAAAgaggagataattccatttttgtgaagaacttttgtaagagatcagattcagagccatcaaaacGTACACGTCAcactaaatccaccacaacgctgttgtgtcgagtgaatgcgtcagtgtttaagttgtgtaagattgccatctagtggataatagcggaaatatcaatttaaGACAAACAacccagagaacgttttctctttattgacaaaatgactcaacaatatttattgacatttatctggatatcgccataattgtggaaatgtagaaaaattaaaatatgattaaagactgtgttgtttattttcataaatcagtacgcagcaacagtggcgcagtgatacttgtgatgcggtctgaaccgtgggtttaccggggtattttatcacggcttagaatgcgtttcaaccaatcagaatgaagaaccagacgagccgttttataacatttaataacatCACATTTGTCCCAAATTgttaacgattaacataggcTGCTTACGCATATTCTGGATCATAAAATAGACTCTGACTAAGCTCACGCTAATTAACGTGCACGTGCGGTGTGCGATACCTGCGAGTAGTCATACACACGACCCCGCGCAGCACTTCTTgcccggtgtgcgacccccttgaagcacccagctagcctttcaaggtatgtgcaagcaaataaaaaaattaaaagacagtcaatgctaatgtaaaccctggttggatatgaagatgaaatctgacgcatttagcttcagtgttaaaactgatcaaataattgctgtctgtggttctatatgggctataatggcaataatgtttaaaaaatgatatggggaaaaagaactataaattagttcatttttggaactgtgaactagttcaaaatttttagatatgaactatgaactgaactagttcattttaaaatttgtgaactgaAATTAGTTCATGTAGgaagtgaactttcccaacactgggcaccattgacttctatagtaggaaaaatactatgaaagtcaaagGCGCTCCAAAATTctctcaaaatatttttctttgtgttcatcaaaacaaagacatttatgcagattttggaacaacatgcgggtaagtaaatgacagaatgttcatttttgggtaaactaacacttgaacatttctcattaatgTGATGACATGGAGGACATGTGATCCATTTAACTAAATGTATGATGCTTTGATTTTAGGAAATCCTCCCAAGTTTGTTTCTTGGACCCTATTCAGCTGCAATGAAGAGCAAGGTATTGTAGAAATAACTTAAAGATGAAAATGGACTATTTTGATCAAATAACAATTTTAGCTCTCAGTGCTGGAGAAGCAGGGAATAactcacattgtgtgtgtgagacAAGACATTGAGGCCAACTTCATAAAGCCAAACTTTCCCCTTAAATTTAGGTAATGTTTTATTAGTCTATTGTTATGTGTAATTCACTAAAAAAAGGTTGActgattttcttattttattgtttacagGTACCTTGTTTTAGATATAGCAGATAACCCTGTGGAAAATATAATTAGATATTTCCCAATGGTAAGATTGCCTTTCATGAAAAATGCAACATAATTTATTGGTGCTTCTTTTGTATAATTATGCTGTGTACCCATTTTTCTGTGTCTCTCTATAGACAAAAGAATTTATTGATGGATGTTTAGAGACAGGaggtaatatatttattttggcACTGATTGATAGTatatgggtcagtgacaaaaacagtttggcaagatgataaatttttttttaaaacttgtgttaaaagcatgcatcaggtttatttcaatgcacagtgtatgtatgttaattttattcaataaaaatgcatttgtaccatttttatgaaagttaagactgagtggacctgaaaatgtcaaatggtgtaaccaccaattgtgccaaagaatgagaaatattaaatattttgtccACCTTGATGGCGTATAAGTGTAATcatcaaaaaaacattttaaaatagaaTTTTATTAGTtgtttctaaatgtaaattttaatgcgtttttgtaatatttgtcctgacatatgctgaaaaccgctctgttttctaaataatctttgacaaatgatgtaaaaatgtatgaaaaaaatcatattagaccaaactagatgattatattttattccacattttttatgaatatatttatattttaataaaaaaaaaactactagttacaccaattgacacagatcggttacaccacattgacatttttgctatTATCtcccaaatattcttttaaaatgaaataaaaccagaaattttacactcaaaaaagagaatgtatgcaagtaatctgcaaatttattttgaaattttaacccttttatatttaatttatccatacggacacaaaataattgacATCACGTCATTGACCTATATAATAACACTCCATGTTGTACCATATTTCACCATATACATTGCGTTGCAGGGAAGGTACTTGTTCATGGAAATGCAGGGATATCAAGAAGGTATGTTTTGTAACAAAACAAATCCAAAATCTTTCCATAATACTGTTTTATGGGAACACAATGTGATTtgcttaattaaaataaaacactgaaCAACTTTGCCATTTATTTTCCAGTGCTGCCTTAGTTATTGCCTACCTTATGGAAACATTTGGTGTAAAATACAGGTAATAGCCAAAAATCTGTTCAAACGTGGctaaaaatgttaatataaaaaGTATGTACTCTTGGAACTGATTGGTGTTGTGTTATTTGATCACAGAGATGCCTTTAGTCATGTACAGGAGAGACGATTTTGCATTAATCCCAACGTAGGCTTCGTTCATCAGCTCCAGGTAATCTCTGAAAAATAACCTCAACATTGAAGGGAAaggtcacccaaaaataaaaattctgaaCTTGTTTCACACCTGTGTACATTTTTAATAGAAGAACAGattttaagcaatgtttgtaaccatttAGTTTtagagcaccattgacttccatgatATTTAATCTACTTCTATCGTAAATTAGATGATAAATTGGACAATAGTgttcctgcttgattacaaatgtcttcatttgtgttcagcttaacaaagacattttgaagctgtttacacctggtattaagaaaCGTTTTGATCAGTTGGATCATAAATGGATGACAGtaaatacaggtgtaaatggagtgtaaaacattttgagcttgtccacttACGACCACATTCGGAAGTAGTAGATAACGCCTTTGAGGTGTAGACGCGTATGTCGGATGTGTTCGAGCAGCCACTTAGGATCTAATGTAATGTACAGAGCGCaatgttatgtatattatatggcgcttttccattgcatagtaccccacggtttagtttagtttgggtctggtcagctcacctcactttggcgtggttagctctaccatcgagtttggtatcacttcgcagtgggagggattataggcgtgtcgttatatttgggctgcatactgctgtgacatcatacaagtgagagcgtccttgtacattcccatacatttatttatttctcagtccgccacaaaattcaaattggccaccacaagtagatgtttgcacatcgcgtttatcactaacgTTACcgctgtctcacatgacagtttctttttaaacaccgcggcgtcagtcgacggcgctccgctgagcctcattgaagttgcatttaagcatataatgctaacgtgctcgtcgcgaatgttccgccacaaactgcaagtttagaaaaaactgttatgatgttcctgattctcaacctgtggatgtttttcatcgctaaaaaggagtttgggaacttatagcaaaACACagatgacaatttttttcttgagacagcgcaagctagcacaggtaaagctaatcttctttatagcgatgacgctgtagtgacgattttctcagaccaatcagtgatctactgtgttttcgcgtcacgtttggtatcagctcgggttgcttggaaccccaaccaaggtggtacgaaaaaaagtatcgggtactacgtactgcacccaacgGAAAAGCTCCctaaagtaagctgacccaaactaaaccaaaccgtggggtactatgcaatggaaaagcgccattatagagatacttctaaaaattacacaatgcacctttaagggtGGCTATGATGATGACCGAATTTACTTTttgggcaaactatccctttaataattctcatttatatatatatatatacactaataaatggatgttttttcTGGTAACTTGAAGGAATATGAAGCAATATATCTTGCCAAGTTAACCATCAAGATGATGTCACCCATTCAGTTGGGCAGGTCTTACTCCATCCAAGCTGGGATGCCAGGTGAGGGACATTCAATGGCTATTTTGTattgactgaaattttgacatttGCGGCTAtagacaaaaagttgtggtttaaaagtgcatattttttatttttcttgtcaaaaatgactattgtttcgctagataagacccttatgccttgtttggaatcatttagagtcctttgaaactgcaattttaaactgcattaaaactgttacgtgttggggtccattaaagtccattaaaatgaaaaaaattcctggaatgttttcctcaactaacataatttcttctcgattgaacaaagaaagacatcaacattttggatgacatggtggtgagtaaattatctggatttttttttaagaaaattgactaatcctttaagtcatCATCTGCCAAACCTTCATACAGTTTAAAGTGAGCACTttcatgtgtctgtgtgtgttgcaGATGGGTTCCTGTCTCCTCCTGTAGTTATTCCACCTGCAGTTCCCAAAACCTCTGTTCATCTTGAAGGCAATCACACATTTTTCCAGATACTCTGGGATGCCATTAATACTGACTTTGGGAATGTGTTTTATTGTGTGGTGTCTAATGGACTGTCACAAAATGTGAAACGACTTCAAAATGTACATCACTTTTCTTAATAAGATATAAGAGTGTTTTTAAAGAGAAGCGTATTAATAATCGCCTTTTTGattccttttttacagaactaCCCAAGCAGATATTGTCACCCTGCCAATACAATTTCTGAGCCAGTCATAAATGTGACCAGATTTAAGCCGGACACTGAATTTAACGTCACCATTACTCCATTTTCATACTGGGATAAAGGGGAATCAACAAGTACAGTTCTCTATACTCCAGGAAAGGGTAAGGATGCTTGATTATTATTGtatttgtatacatttataatatgtACTATAAATCACTTTATATATGCAACAATaatatcaaaacaaagaaagctCAAATAGGACTATGTGTGTAATCTAACTCTGTAACCCAACAGGCTCTTCAAAACAATCTGACATGACGTTGGTTATTGTAATCATAGCAGTGTGTGTCAGTATTGCACTTATTATTATCATCCTGTCTGCAGTCTGTATAAAAGTGTATAAAAGTGATACAAGTTTAGAAAAAAGAATGTACACTTTACTAGACTTAAACTGCATGTTATCATCATTGTTTTTCTGTagtttggcacagacgtcaaaaTAAAAAGGATCATGGGACATCTACACAAACCGGTGTGCATATCCACAGCGATGAGGAGTTGGAGTATATCCGAGGTTTGGTTGGTCTTGGGAACGCTTGCTATGCCGTCAGGTGAGCAAGAATGTCACATCCGGTGTCTAaggttttatattattttttctaaTTGCAAGTGTATTTATCTTGAAATAAATGTCTCCAGTGCCATACCCGCCCAAAGAGAGATCGAGTCCATCCCTGTGTTTCCCAGGGACTGTCTGAAGCTCCAGAGGTTGTTGGGAAGTGGAGCGTTTGGAAAGGTTTTATGAAGCTATCACAGTTGGCAGCCAACTCACTGCTGGAGTCATGCCAGAGATGAGAGTGGCTGTTAAGGTACATCTGAATACTTCAGGGATACTTTAGGGATGTTTATATAGGCTTCTCTAAATGTCCGGTATGTTGGTTGATGAATGCCTTTCAATCTCCAGAattagcattttcattttctctttgcACTGGCAAATATTGCATAGTGTAAATCTTATAAATAAGTCTTAGGTTGACTTCCGTCAGCATGTGTAAATACTCGGTGATGCTGACAAATATTGCTGTTCATTTGAGTGTCCTGAGCATTGTGATTTAGGAGTGGGAAGTTTTATTACTTTGCATTTCTATTTGCCGATGCAAATAAGGCacttcaaacatgcattttagcctgggactaggataaacccggtctaggaaaccgccccttaattaGTTTAGTTTAAAAGGTTAATTCCTAACTTCTGTAATGGACCAAGTATACTTCTtcaggggccgttcacatatcGCGTCTTTTGTGCGCTCAAGTTTGTTATTTAAATTGTATGTGCGCTCATAACGGTACTTTTACACGGGgcaaaagcgttaacgcttgacagaAGGCTTGTCTGATGCATggacaacagccaatcacagtggccgcaacaaaTGCTCTGGTCTTGCATAAACGTAAATGGCTGGTTCGCACTAGGTTATTTAAATaaggtgatctgattggctgacgcatgcATTggtgcttgaaaagttgagaagcgttcaacttctgccgcgagcaacggcagtgacgcaACGACGATGGATCCACAAATCAGTTCGGCAACACATGACGTCGCCCatttaaagtaaatgaaaagtgttaacgcttacgccccgcgAACGTATCGTAATAGAAGCGACGCGATCACAGCGCGCACACGATGCAACTCGCTCGTTTTTTCCAGGCACGTCTGCACCACAACAGCTAAAAACACcccaacttttcagaatgccgcaagcgcactgcaggtcatgtgacaagaacctacGCACCTAACGATTTCTAGTGTTTTAGGCGCAACATCGGCCCCTTAGAAAATATAAATCTTTCTGCAAACACAATTGGTGCTGTTTTGAAGTTATCTCTTCACAGACGCTGCGCAGCGGTGCCAGTGAAAATGAGAAAGTTGAATTCTTGAAGGAGGCTCATCTGATGaggtataaaaaaacattttctctcAGGATCACATTAAATTATCACAATCATACTTTTTTTATacgtgacccagtctgtgaaattacagttaaaggtgcagtgtgtaaattttagaaggATATTTTAACAgtaatgcaatatagtatagGGAATGTGGAGTTGACGTCACGCGGTGTTGCAATATGGATAATCCGCCATATTTGCAGGCACGCGTCCTATCCCGCTGTATTTGAGTTCATGTGTTggaggttgtttttgtattttctatCGAGATTTTAATACATTTCGATATGTTTGGTCAGTACTGCTCGATCAAGCAGGTCACGCGATCGTTCAGGGAGGAAACTGAACAACGGAATACGTTTTTTCAGCTTTTAACAAGTGCATGCTGTATTCCTGGGTAGACGAGGTTTGAACATTGAGACATATGCAACTGAAACTATTGTCCATCAATAAAACtctgttctattttatcatctaAAACCTCTGTCTCACGACTCTGTTTACGCCTCTGTTTATGCTCTCTTCATGCAACAATTGATCAGCCTTGTATCTGACAGATACTTTTCCAaagtaaacttatattttctgaCGTGATCTGGTGTCCGGGGCTGGATCGTTAtattttttctgtggtgtggagACCAGATCTAacaattgaaattaattggaatgcacaaccaaaaaaaaagatttctgaacaattaaaaaaaacggtggttatctcgttttgcaacgaaactcttcatatacaccAAGGGTTCCCTTACATTTTgcgccatcatgtttctacagtagccccaaacgaacaaactgctctacatagcgcgtttgtcactacgttgtctcagacgatgacatgtttatCCTGTGACAGccaccatagcttctctatgtgcttcgTAAGTGAGggtgcaatttgcaacctcaccaccagatgccactaaaatgcaCACACGGCACAAGTCATTTTTttgatttacagttttttacatcAAACATGCTACATAACGTAAATACTTTCTGTAAATATATAACTATTAGGGATACTGGGTAAGGCCACGtcaaaaattttaaacaatatagatactcaaattttaattttaatggtACTAATATTTGCCTTGATGAAATCATGTACAACAATTAGTAAATTCAAgagattatttaaaaatcatgtATTGAATGGCTATAAAAAGGACTTGAGGTTATAGCATGGTATAttgaaagaaatgaaaatagTGTTGTAGGTGTGTATGCATGTTTGCATCTGTCTGTGGTCTATGTATGTATGGGTATATGTGAGCTGTAGGTAGGTAGATATGAGGTGAATATTTATGTAAATAAGAATTGTGTGGAATCCTTGTGTATTTATCTAATTGATAAAACTAGAGAAAGGGGGTGGGATTTGAAAAGTTTATGAACTTCTTCCTACTCCTTTTGAACATGGgaatatatttgtgtttttgaattatttattatttataataatttttgtaGAAAGTGCTGAGAAGTACATGTCCTTATTTatctgtaatttttatttttattttttttgtttgttttgtatgtaTGCATACACAGTAtaaatactttattattatatatatgtatatttttgtatttttattacatgttcaaataaacttattattattattattattattattatcattagattatgagtctttagcctggatttcacagacagagtcACATATTGCCTATAAGATATTGGAGCatgtttatgattttttttttgatagcCAGTTTAATCATACTAACATCCTGCGTTTGCTTGGAGTCTGCCTGCTGAATGAACCTCATTACCTCATTCTGGAGCTGATGGAGGGAGGAGACCTCCGTTCCTACCTGAGGGGAGCTCGACCTACCAATGTAAGAGTCTCATTAAAGTAGCAACTAAATTGAAATAGGGGGGGGggttaagctaaaacttcaaatatttactctggagacaccaaagatttatttgacatccgataaaagtcttgtgaaatgtcccctttaaaaaaaataagggtTCTTGACAGTGATGTTATAGAAAAAACATTATATCCTATCTGTTGATTTATAATCTAAATAACCTTTCTTCACTACAAAGAATcttttgtaaaacaaaaatgttaaggTTATTTAATGAACCATGTagcccaaaatgtttttttgtataGCGTCATTCAGCACCTTTATTTATTTGGGTTTTTTTGTGgatattaaactttttttatagaACCATACAGCCTGACAGAagtctttaaaggtgcagtgtgtaatttttagaaggatctcttaacagaaatgcaaaacaaCATACAAAACTACACTatcaggggtgtacaaagaccCCTCACAATGAACCgctatgtgtttattaccttagaacgaggaCCTCTTActtacatacaaagagggtccccctacatggaagtcgccattttgtgccaccatttttctagagaagcccttaacggacaatttttttactaagttgtctctgacgatgacatgtttgtctggtggcagctacagttgcttttctatgtgtgtcaaaagcaagaggtgagcagtggactacgccgttggttgcaattcgcaacctcaccactaaatgcagctaaaatttacacattgcacctttaaagcagtggttctcaaactggggtccggggcccccaggggggctgcgagatggtgccaggggggcccccgttttatgacattttataaaatacattaatttatcatgaattctgtgaaattaaacctaaaaaatttgtataatttaatgtttttttaaattcaaacgtcaagttttagaactgttttttgtcatacattttctttgggggggccgcgaaggaatgcaccgtacacaaagggggctgtccgctgaaaaagtttgagaacgaCGGCTTTAAAGAGCTTTTATTTAAAGCTGTCTAGGCTCTCCATTAGAAAACATAGAACTGTATTCAATAGTGCACTGTATTAATTTCTTGTGTACAGAGATATTGCCTCAAGGAACTGTTTGGTTTCAGTAAAAAGCTATACGGACCTAAACAGAGTCATTAAAATAGGCGACTTTGGATTGGCCCGTGATGTGTACAAGAATGACTACTACAGGAAAAAGGGTGAAGGTTTATTTCCTGTTCGCTGGATGTCACCAGAGAGTTTAACAGATGGAATTTTCAACAAATACTCAGATGTCTGAAAATATtgccatttaaatttttttttttgtattcatATCCTAtcatgaaaatgttatttacatattttcagGGCGTTTGGTGTACTCCTGTGGGAGATTATGACATTAGGAAAGCTTCCATATCCAACATACACCAACCATGAAGTCTTAAGCTACATTAATGCCGGTGGACGACTGCCTTTACCAACAGGGTGTCCTAAGAGTTTGTGAGTTCAATAAATAATTGTTAAATGTGTTGACTGAAAACAAAGACATAACAATTGCTTTAAACATGTATTGTATtgttgtaaatgtaatgtaaatgtactgcatttatatagcgcttttaacagacctatggccatccaaagcgctttacaagttggcctcacattcacccattcacgcacacattcatacaccgacggcggtgtcagccatgcaaggcgccatccagctcgtcgggagcagctggggttaggtgtcttgctcaaggacacctcgacacttggtccggtggagccggggattgaaccaccaaccttccggtttgtagacaacctacatgaaccactgagccactgtcgCCCCACTGTGTGTGTATTAtatcatgttttgttttattatattatattataggTACAATCTGATGTGGACTGTTGGAAAAAGGGGCCAAATGAAAGGCCAAGCTTCCAGGACCTACAGGAAACCCTGCATAGATTGCGAGATTACGAAGCAGATCAAATAGGCAAAAATATGATTGCATGTCATGTAAACCAAGCATACCAAGAAGATGGTAAGAAACAAGCATGTTGAAATGTTTTCTATCTCTTCTTTTATATACCCTTTAGAACCACTTCGTATTGTCAATATATAAGCTTTCCTTTtcacataaaaaacattatgattaGGTTTCTCAAAATCCTCTGGATTAAATTCCATTGCAAACTTAACCAATTTTGCATATTGTACTAATAGTATCTGTTTTTGGTTTTTGTCAGAGGAGGAGGTCTGCACAAGGGTGGATGAAGATGAAGATGTAGAAACAGGACTGTCTCCTGTGCTCAACAACGATGGACTGAATTACTTGATGTATCGAGCTGACAGTCCAGACAGTATCAAAACAGACAAATCCACACTGTCAGAGGACAGATAAGACTAGGAAACCACatttttacaagacttttttaagatgtcaaataaatatttggtgtccccagaatacgtatgtgaagttttagctcaaaataccatctagatcatttattataacatgttaaaattgacactttgtaggtgaaaatgtgccgttttgggtgtgtcctttaaaatgcaaatgagctgatctcggcactaaatggcagtgctgtggttggatagtgcagatgaaggggtggtattatcccattctgacatcacaaggggagccaaatttcaattacctattttatcacatgcttgcagagaatggttt
This is a stretch of genomic DNA from Misgurnus anguillicaudatus chromosome 7, ASM2758022v2, whole genome shotgun sequence. It encodes these proteins:
- the LOC141365230 gene encoding uncharacterized protein isoform X3 gives rise to the protein MDEGNKLQFPSLPVAKEEQLDWAYPMRREMQEILPSLFLGPYSAAMKSKLSVLEKQGITHIVCVRQDIEANFIKPNFPLKFRYLVLDIADNPVENIIRYFPMTKEFIDGCLETGGKVLVHGNAGISRSAALVIAYLMETFGVKYRDAFSHVQERRFCINPNVGFVHQLQEYEAIYLAKLTIKMMSPIQLGRSYSIQAGMPDGFLSPPVVIPPAVPKTSVHLEGNHTFFQILWDAINTDFGNVFYCVVSNGLSQNVKRLQNNYPSRYCHPANTISEPVINVTRFKPDTEFNVTITPFSYWDKGESTSTVLYTPGKGSSKQSDMTLVIVIIAVCFGTDVKIKRIMGHLHKPVCISTAMRSWSISEVWLVLGTLAMPSVPYPPKERSSPSLCFPGTV